The sequence TGATATGATAGGCCAGCTTATCTTAAAGCTTTTATCTATAAACCTGGTAACTAGAAACATTGCTAAAAAAACAATGAAATAAGTAATAAAATAGGCAATCCTATTTTCCTTTATTCCCAGCATAAGCTGTATAAGCCCGTTTAAGCTAATAGCAAAAATTATAAACAGGGGAACATTTATAAATATGTGGAATATTAAGGGCAGGGATGGAAAAGAAAAATATCCGCTTTGCTGATATCTGGCAAAAAGCATTAGCACTACACTCAAGAGGCTAAACCCATAGGCAAAAATAAAAACCCCCAGAACTTTACCAATCAAAATTTCCCTTAAATCTAAAGGAGTACACAGCAGGTCTATGATGGTATTGTTAAATTTTTCCCTTAAAAATATCTGTGCGGAAAGAACAAAACTTATAAAAGCAGCCAATGTAAGGCTGAGCACATATAGGCCCAGGTCTAAAGAAATGCCTGCTTGCACCATGTTTGAAGAAAACATGAAGCCAAACCATCCAGCAAAGACTGCTGACACTATAAGCGACCTTCTGCTGGACGAGATCTCCTTTACCTCTTTTTTTACTACTACTGAAATTATATTTAATTTTTCCATTAGATTATTTGTTGATTATGTTTAAATAAATATCCTCAAGCGAACTACTAAGCCTGGCTGCTTCTATTACTTCGATATCATTTTCAACCAATACCCTTATTAGCTTATTAGTCCCTACTTTTGCATCTATAATATTTATGCTATCTTCAATTATTTCCACCTTAGAGGCCATATTTGCTTCCATTATTATTTCAGAAGATTTTTTTGCCAATTCCCG is a genomic window of Actinomycetota bacterium containing:
- a CDS encoding ABC transporter permease; the encoded protein is MEKLNIISVVVKKEVKEISSSRRSLIVSAVFAGWFGFMFSSNMVQAGISLDLGLYVLSLTLAAFISFVLSAQIFLREKFNNTIIDLLCTPLDLREILIGKVLGVFIFAYGFSLLSVVLMLFARYQQSGYFSFPSLPLIFHIFINVPLFIIFAISLNGLIQLMLGIKENRIAYFITYFIVFLAMFLVTRFIDKSFKISWPIIS